In Cicer arietinum cultivar CDC Frontier isolate Library 1 chromosome 7, Cicar.CDCFrontier_v2.0, whole genome shotgun sequence, a single window of DNA contains:
- the LOC101501548 gene encoding ABC transporter C family member 8, whose protein sequence is MAYFGNIIGEISWICLKNFDFNSLCSQRSLIDTINILFLCVYYTSLLITLIRKSSTNESQRKNWIFLIVSICCGVIGIALFSIGLWNLIVKSDNFEHWSSIIIGFIWISFAISLLVQRVKWIRILNSIWWGSSCVLVSALNIEILLKNHAIETFDITIWLVHFLLLFCAFKNLDYLGTHSVQECLSEPLLAQKNETKQIGLGHATFLNKVIFSWVNSLLSLGYSKSLALEDIPSLVSEDKADMSYQNFVHAWESLVRDRTKNNTKNLVLWSIVRTYLKENILIAFYALLRTIAVVVSPLILYAFVNYSNKTEVDLNEGLSIVGFLILTKLVESFSQRHWFFNSRRSGMKMRSSLMVAVYKKQLKLSSSARTRHSAGEIVNYIAVDAYRMGEFPWWFHITWTSALQLVLSIVILFGIVGIGALPGLVPLLICGLLNVPFARILQNCQSQFMIAQDERLRSTSEILNSMKIIKLQSWEEKFKSLVESLRDKEFIWLSKAQIMKAFGSFLYWMSPTVVSSVVFLGCAISKSAPLNAETIFTVLATLRNMGEPVRMIPEALSIMIQVKVSFDRLSNFLLDEELNNDGSGRNLKQCLVNALEIQDGNFIWDHESVSPTLTDVNLEIKWRQKIAVCGPVGAGKSSLLYAILGEIPKISGTVNVGGTLAYVSQSSWIQSGTVRDNILFGKPMDKTRYEKAIKACALDKDINDFSHGDLTEIGQRGINMSGGQKQRIQLARAVYNDADIYLLDDPFSAVDAHTAAILFNECVMTALREKTVILVTHQVEFLSEVDIILVMEGGKVIQSGSYENLLTAGTAFELLVSAHKDAINELNQEDENKRGSENEVFSRNQSEGEISSTKDLLGAQLTQEEEKVIGNVGWKPFWDYINYSKGSFMLCFILLAQSVFMALQTASTFWLAIAIEIPKVTSAILIGVYSLIAFASAGFVYLRSYLTAILGLKASITFFSSFNTAIFNAPMLFFDSTPVGRILTRASSDLSIVDFDIPYSITFVASIAIEVLVIICVIVSVTWQVLIVAVPAMVASIFIQQYYQATARELIRINGTTKAPVMNFTAETSLGVVTVRAFNMVDRFFKNYLKLVDTDASLFFHSNVAMEWLVLRIEALQNLTVITAALLLVLLPQGYVSPGLVGLSLSYAFTLTGAQIFWTRWFSNLSNYIISVERIKQFIHIPAEPPAIVENNRPPSSWPSKGKIDLQGLEIRYRLNAPLVLKGITCTFKEGSRVGVVGRTGSGKSTLISALFRLVEPSRGDILIDGMNICSMGLKDLRMRLSIIPQEPTLFKGSIRTNLDPLGLYSDDEIWKAVEKCQLKETINKLPSLLDSSVSDEGGNWSLGQRQLFCLGRVLLKRNKILVLDEATASIDSATDVILQRVIRQEFAECTVITVAHRVPTVIDSDMVMVLSYGKLVEYDEPSKLMDTNSSFSKLVAEYWSSCRKNSFPKIGMQQQ, encoded by the exons ATGGCTTACTTTGGGAACATAATAG GTGAAATATCATGGATTTGTCTGAAGAATTTTGATTTCAATTCCTTATGTTCACAAAGAAGCTTAATAGACACTATCAATATACTCTTTCTTTGTGTCTACTACACATCTTTGCTTATCACTTTAATCAGAAAAAGTTCTACAAATGAAAGCCAAAGAAAAAACTGGATTTTCCTTATTGTTTCAATATGTTGTGGTGTTATTGGCATTGCACTTTTCAGTATTGGCTTGTGGAATCTCATAGTCAAAAGTGATAACTTTGAGCATTGGAGTAGCATTATCATAGGATTCATTTGGATTTCTTTTGCTATTTCTTTGCTTGTTCAAAGAGtcaaatggattagaatattaAACAGTATATGGTGGGGATCTTCTTGTGTATTGGTTTCAGCACTCAACATTGAAATTCTGTTAAAAAATCATGCCATTGAAACTTTTGATATCACAATATGGCTTGTACACTTTCTTCTTCTATTCTGTGCCTTCAAAAATCTTGATTATTTAGGAACTCATAGTGTCCAAGAATGTTTGTCTGAACCACTTTTAGctcaaaaaaatgaaactaaacAAATAGGATTAGGCCATGCTACATTTCTCAACAAAGTGATTTTCTCTTGGGTTAATTCTTTACTAAGTTTGGGTTACTCAAAGTCACTAGCTCTAGAAGATATCCCTTCCCTTGTTTCTGAAGATAAAGCAGACATGAGTTATCAAAACTTTGTGCATGCATGGGAGTCCCTTGTAAGAGATAGGACAAAGAACAATACAAAGAACTTGGTTCTTTGGTCTATTGTCAGAACTTACTTAAAAGAAAACATATTAATAGCATTTTATGCATTACTAAGAACAATTGCTGTTGTGGTTTCACCTCTAATACTCTATGCTTTTGTTAACTACTCAAATAAAACTGAGGTAGATCTTAATGAAGGTCTTTCCATAGTTGGTTTTTTGATTCTTACAAAGTTGGTTGAGTCTTTCTCCCAAAGACATTGGTTTTTTAACTCAAGAAGGTCAGGAATGAAAATGAGGTCATCTCTAATGGTGGCAGTTTATAAAAAACAGCTAAAGCTTTCAAGTTCAGCAAGGACAAGACACTCGGCCGGCGAGATTGTTAATTACATTGCAGTTGATGCATACAGAATGGGAGAATTTCCATGGTGGTTTCATATAACATGGACTAGTGCACTGCAACTTGTTCTGTCCATTGTTATTCTTTTCGGCATTGTTGGTATTGGTGCTCTTCCTGGTTTAGTCCCTCTTCTTATATGTGGACTTCTCAATGTACCATTTGCAAGGATCCTACAAAATTGTCAGTCACAGTTTATGATCGCGCAGGACGAACGTCTTAGATCAACTTCAGAGATTCTAAATAGTATGAAGATCATTAAGTTACAATCATGGGAAGAAAAATTCAAGAGCTTAGTCGAGTCTTTACGCGATAAAGAGTTCATATGGTTGTCAAAAGCACAGATCATGAAAGCTTTTGGATCATTTCTTTATTGGATGTCTCCTACCGTTGTATCTTCTGTTGTTTTCCTTGGATGTGCTATTTCCAAGAGTGCACCATTGAATGCTGAAACCATTTTCACAGTTCTTGCAACATTGAGAAACATGGGAGAACCTGTTAGAATGATTCCAGAGGCTCTATCCATTATGATTCAAGTTAAGGTTTCCTTTGATCGTCTTAGTAACTTTTTGCTTGATGAAGAACTAAACAATGATGGTAGTGGAAGAAACTTAAAGCAGTGTTTAGTTAATGCTTTGGAAATTCAAGATGGCAACTTCATTTGGGATCATGAATCTGTGTCTCCAACTTTAACAGATGTGAATTTAGAAATCAAATGGAGACAGAAAATTGCAGTTTGTGGACCAGTTGGAGCTGGAAAATCATCTCTTCTGTATGCAATACTTGGAGAGATTCCCAAAATTTCAGGAACT GTTAATGTAGGTGGAACTCTTGCATATGTTTCTCAATCTTCTTGGATACAAAGTGGAACGGTTCGAGATAATATACTCTTTGGAAAGCCAATGGACAAAACAAGATATGAGAAAGCAATTAAAGCTTGTGCCTTAGATAAGGATATTAATGATTTTAGCCATGGTGATCTTACAGAAATTGGTCAGAGAGGGATTAACATGAGTGGAGGACAAAAGCAAAGGATTCAACTCGCTCGAGCAGTCTATAATGATGCTGATATTTATCTCCTTGATGATCCTTTCAGTGCAGTTGATGCACATACAGCTGCAATACTATTCAAT GAATGTGTGATGACTGCTTTAAGAGAGAAAACAGTCATTCTTGTTACTCATCAAGTGGAGTTTCTCTCAGAAGTTGATATAATATTG GTAATGGAGGGTGGAAAAGTTATTCAATCAGGTAGTTATGAGAATCTCCTAACAGCTGGAACAGCCTTTGAACTACTTGTGAGTGCTCATAAAGACGCAATTAATGAGTTGAATcaagaagatgaaaataaaagagGTTCTGAAAATGAGGTTTTTTCTAGAAATCAAAGTGAGGGAGAGATTTCTAGTACCAAGGATCTACTTGGAGCACAACTTACACAAGAGGAAGAAAAAGTGATTGGTAATGTTGGATGGAAGCCATTTTGggattatattaattattccaAAGGGTCATTCATGTTGTGTTTCATCTTATTAGCACAATCTGTTTTTATGGCTTTGCAAACTGCATCAACTTTTTGGCTTGCTATAGCCATTGAAATTCCAAAAGTAACTAGTGCCATTTTGATTGGAGTTTATTCATTAATTGCTTTTGCTAGTGCTGGTTTTGTATATCTAAGGTCTTACTTGACTGCAATTCTTGGATTAAAAGCTTCTATTACTTTCTTCTCAAGCTTCAATACAGCTATTTTCAATGCTCCAATGTTGTTCTTTGATTCAACTCCTGTAGGGAGAATTTTAACCAGA GCTTCATCAGATTTGAGTATCGTGGACTTTGATATTCCTTATTCCATCACCTTTGTAGCATCTATAGCTATTGAAGTTCTGGTTATAATTTGTGTAATAGTTTCAGTCACATGGCAAGTTCTCATTGTTGCTGTTCCTGCAATGGTTGCATCAATATTCATTCAG CAATATTATCAAGCAACTGCAAGGGAACTAATACGGATCAACGGTACCACGAAAGCTCCAGTCATGAATTTTACAGCTGAGACATCACTTGGAGTGGTTACTGTAAGAGCATTCAACATGGTAGAcagatttttcaaaaactacTTAAAACTTGTGGACACAGATGCTTCATTGTTCTTTCATTCTAATGTGGCTATGGAATGGTTAGTTTTAAGGATTGAAGCACTTCAAAATTTGACTGTTATCACTGCAGCTTTATTGCTTGTTCTACTTCCTCAGGGATATGTATCCCCAg GACTTGTGGGGCTGTCCCTTTCTTATGCTTTTACATTGACAGGAGCTCAAATATTTTGGACTAGATGGTTTTCCAACCTATCAAACTATATTATCTCTGTTGAAAGAATTAAACAATTCATTCACATACCAGCTGAGCCTCCAGCCATTGTAGAAAACAACCGACCTCCATCTTCATGGCCTTCCAAGGGAAAGATTGATCTTCAAGGCTTGGAG ATTAGATATCGTCTGAATGCTCCATTAGTCCTTAAAGGAATCACTTGTACATTTAAAGAAGGGAGTAGGGTTGGAGTTGTTGGAAGGACAGGAAGTGGAAAAAGCACACTGATCAGTGCTTTGTTTCGCTTAGTTGAGCCTTCAAGAGGTGATATTCTTATTGATGGGATGAACATTTGTTCAATGGGGTTGAAAGATTTGAGAATGAGGCTAAGCATAATCCCTCAAGAACCAACTCTTTTCAAGGGCAGCATTAGAACAAACCTAGACCCTCTAGGCCTCTACTCAGATGATGAAATATGGAAG GCTGTAGAGAAATGTCAGCTAAAGGAAACAATCAACAAGCTACCAAGTCTCTTAGACTCTTCTG taaGTGATGAAGGTGGAAATTGGAGCTTAGGACAACGCCAATTATTTTGTCTTGGAAGAGTTCTactaaaaagaaacaaaattcttGTTCTAGATGAAGCTACAGCATCCATTGACTCTGCTACAGATGTCATTCTACAAAGAGTAATTAGACAAGAATTTGCAGAATGCACAGTTATAACTGTGGCTCATAGAGTTCCAACTGTAATAGACAGTGATATGGTCATGGTCCTATCTTATG GGAAATTGGTGGAATATGATGAGCCTTCAAAACTAATGGACACCAACTCTTCATTCTCTAAGCTTGTAGCTGAATATTGGTCTAGTTGCAGGAAGAATTCCTTCCCAAAGATTGGCATGCAGCAGCAATGA